In the Lytechinus variegatus isolate NC3 chromosome 17, Lvar_3.0, whole genome shotgun sequence genome, GTCAATATCATCCTCTGTATTTGTGTCATGCAAAGTGAGTGTTAGTGTGGatacttctttttttacaaCCTTTGCTACCAGCTGTTTCTCTGATATCAGCTCGGTGAACTTCTCTCCAGCTTGAGTTGACAGGGCCTGTGCTGCAGATAGGCCATGTAGCTTGCACTGAATAGCCTGGGCAGGAAGTGAAGTCAGATTACTAGGTAGGACCCTCAAATCACCTACTTCTACTGGACTTTGGTTTCCATAATCAATGAAGAGTACCTGTGAAGAACTGGTGGGCACAGCCTTGATGATTTTTGCCCGATACCAGGCACCATCTTCAGCATACTTTGCGCAGCATACTAGCCCCTCTTTCACAGCAGATGGatctatttttctttgtgaTTCTGCATTGACAAGGCCATCCATCACCGCATCTAGCTCCGGACTCTTCTTTGCCAACTGACACCAGAACTTAAAAGGACCTTCCCAATAAGAGATAACAACATCCTCAACCTGGTCAACTACCATTCCCTCCTGCTCTGATGAAATCTTGACACTTGAAACTGGTGTAGATTGTGTAGCGGCTTTAACCTCTGGTATTGGTGGAACTCGATCTTTAACACGTGCCACTGCTTGTTTAGGAGATGACACTGGTGGAGCGGGTGGCTTGATCCTGCTCAATTCTTGTGTCATTCTTTTCCCCGCCCATGCTAGCTCCACCTCATACACTCCACAGTCTGCAGACTTGACCTCACATTTGAATGGTCCAACCTGATTTGCCACTTCTTTCATTGCATCGATTTGTCCATCATGCCAGTCTCGATCACCTGGCAAACTGCACTTGACAGCAAGCACTGGCAGCCTTACTAGGTCAGGAACAATTTCCTTCAAGTTGCCAATCACTACTTTCTCAGAATTTCCATAGTCCACGAACATCACCTCTATCTTCCTGACAAACTTGTTCACAACAACAGCTCGATACCAGCACTGATCATCTGAAAACTTGGCAACACATGGTGTACCGACTGTTGTATTAGTAAGTCTTTTGTCAGTAGGGCGAAGGCTACTGTACCTGGCATGAAGTTCCGACATCACTCTATGAAGCTGTGGGGTCGATTCAGCCGTTTGGCACCAAAACTCACTTGGATTATTAATGTGCGAAATAAACACATCGACAGCTCCCACAGATGGAAATGAGACTTCCTTAAATTGAAGTGGAACAGATGGCTCTTTGTTTACTCGAGATGAACCAGAATCTGACCTCCTACCAGATCCCATACCTCTCGAGTCATCTGAACGATTGCTACGACTGCCAGATCTGTTTGACCTGTCTGACACATTAGAAGACACCGATGCTCTATCTCCCCGTGGTTTTGAGTATCTTGTGTTATCAGGGGCGTCACCACTGCCACCGCTGTTAAAACGGCTATCTTTGCCTCTCTGCCTCTTATCACTCTGACCAAATCCCCCACTCTGTGGTGGAGACTTTGCATGTGACCCGAAAGTTCCAGAACTGCGAGGGGGTGATTTCACACTACGTTCATTCTGTGCCTGCCTTCTCTGATGAATTGGTTGCTTGAACTGATCATTGATGGACTTCCCATCTACCACAAGACGGACACTGTAAACACCACTGATGTGATCTTTGCCTTTCACCTCAAGACTGCATTCACTCTCTATGTATTCCTGAAGTTTGGCAACTTCTTCACTTGTTTGTTGACCAGCAGCAAGGCCATCCAAGATACAAGCAATTGCCTGTGCTGGTAACTCAAGCATGTCTGGAGACAACATTTTTATCTGATCTTGATTAACCATCTCAGAATTACCATAGTCCACAAAGGTTACCTCTACATCCCCATTCTTACGAATGCCAGTGATTTTGGCTCTATACCATGCCTGATCTTCTGAATACTGGGCTCCACATGACATCCCAATTGTCAATTTTGGTATTCTTGATCCAACATTTGCAAACTGCTGACTCATGTGCTCCATAAGAGCTTCTAGCTTTCCAACTGTTGAAGACTTCTGGATGTAGCACTTGCCTTGGTCATCTACATGGCAAATGAAAGCCTGGAGTTTCTCTCCTTCTCTCAATATTTGCTTGTTGTATTCctttaacatttctgctcgtGGTGATCCTCTTGGACTACTATCCTCTAGCATATTAGCAACCATACTATTGATACTGTCCCCACTGGAACGATCTGTCAGTTTAATACTATACACACCTCTCTGCTCACTTACAATGGTAGCTACCAAGTCAAGTTCAGCTACCGTGGAATCCATGAAATCCTTTACTTCTGAAGACTTTGATGCCTTGGCCTGAGGGATGCCATCCAAAGTACAAACAATAGACTGGATAGGTAGACTGAAGAATTGTTGCTTCAAGTTTTTCAACTGCGCTGGAGTTACAGTCTCACTATTTCCATAATCTACATAGCGCACTTCTACATCTTGTCCCCGGACATATGTCACCTCAGCGCGATACCACGCATTGTCTTCAGAGAACTGCACACAACATGGCACACCTCCGGCCACTTGCTTGATTCCTTGATCCCCTGGAGAGATATTTGAATAGGTTTGATCTAGATTTTCCATCATTGGATCAAACTGATTTGCATCTTTCATAAGGTGGCAAGAAAATTCAGCACCACATTTAACAGAGGTTATTTGCACATCAAGCTGATCACCAATATTAATCTGCGGTTTCTTGAATTTAGGGAGATTGTAATCTAACTCCCTAGCTGATGGCACTCTTGAATCAGCACCCCTAGTTTGGAGACTCCGGGCACTGTATCCTTGTGGAGGGCTTTGTTTTGGTGGGCTGCTACTAAAGCTGCTACCCTGTCGTCCTGCAAGCCCTTCTTTAACTAACGCACTTGCAATATCTGCATTCTCTCCTCCTGTAGGATCCACCATGAGCAAGGAACATTTGTCTCCGATCCTTTTGGTCACTTTGCAGCAAACAGTCTTCTCTATAACTAGCTCTTCAAATCTGGCAGCAGCTGCATCAGAGTTGCAGGAGTCTGGGTCTACATCACTCAAGCAAGACTCAATAGCAAGTGCGGGAAGAAGCAGGAACTTGGGGTGGATTTCCAACAAATCTTCTCCAGTCTTGATGTCCGAGTTGCCATAATCAACAAAAAACACTTCATAATTATCTGCCCCCATGGTATTGGAGATCACTGCTCTGTAATAACTGCCATCATCAGAAAAGGTAGTCACACAAGGGTCTCCTTTAGAAAAGCGCCTCCTCATCGGAGTGCTGTTTGGGGCCTGTGAATAGTGCGTCAGCATGTCATTCATGAGTTCATCTAAGTCCTTTATCATCATTTCTTGCTGAATCCAGAACTGATTTGGAGTATTCACATTGCTGACGAAAACCCGATCTCTATTGCCAACATCCAGTCCCATCGTCTTGAATCCCTTATTCTTTGACGGGCTCGCTTCACCGGTAGCAGCTTGGCCAAATCCATCACGGATTATGTTTTTTGCAATATCTTTCCCACTGCCGACTTCACACAACTTCACCTCCAGGTTCCCTCCTATTCTTGCAATAACTTCAGCTGCAAACGTTTGGTATTCCAGCTGCTTGCGGAGGTAATCATGCGTGCCTGCCTTCAATGATGAATGTTCCAGCATGGGTTCCACATTGGCAAGCTTGCAATTGGTAGCCTGTGGAGGTAGATCAAGAATACTCTTCACCCTTTGAACAGTCCTAACGCGAACCCTTGGAATGATCTCCGTGTTTCCAAAATCAATGAAGTATGCAATGACATCATTGCCCGTGACGCTCTCAATTCTTGCACGATACCACTGACCGTCTTCCATGAATTTTGCCAAGCACACATCACCTGCCAAAAGTGCGCCCGGAGGTGGGAACATTTCTTGCTCTGCATGAACCTGTGCTTCTTGCATCAAAGTCTCAAGCCTCTCCACAGATTCATTGTCAAACTGTCCCCAAAATCTGAATGCATTCTCCTGCTTATCAACTTCGAATGCAGTAACAAATACCTCCCTCCTATCACCAACATTCAACAACTGTGTTCCTCTCTGCCTCTGGTTGCTCATCTTGACTAGATTATAATCTTTAATTTTCCAtccaatttcaaattcaaagactaggcctacatgtacgttATTTTAACAGctgaattttaaatgaaagctaaattttgaggtcaaaatggaattggaaagtttctttctgtttattgagatatgatTATGACAGGTAGAATAAGCAACATCATTTATTCTGGATTATTAATGTTGTAAACTTagcttccattcacgagtgcaGCATCATTCCACATGATAGAAGACAGGCTCGTTGCTTGCTTCTGTCTGAGATTCGATTGTGAGTTGTAAAGCAGCAGCTCGTGGCCGTGGCATGCGTGCATGCAGTCATTCAGCGTCGTGCATGCCGGGTGTGTCGGAGCGGCCTTGCGGTGTACGTTGCCGGTGTTGCGCTGTGTCGCTGAATGTGGGTCTGAAAGTAGCAAAAGCGGGATTAGTAATAAAAATTCCGCTTTGTGCAGTTCTGGTAGCTCCTACTGTGTCTATTTCAGCGTGAAAAAACGTTGTCTTGTTATGGTGACGTCTGTCCAAGTAGTACATTCTTAAAAACTCCCGTTTTCACAGTTCCATCCAGGAGCACCGCCATAATCTTCGACCAACCATGCGCAAGAAACAATAGTCTCAAATTGTGCACTcgtaattttcttttctctacATTTTGGCCTGGCTCGACGGAGCTGCTAAAAAAGGGGGCGGGCGCGGGAAGGGTGCGGGGGGACTTGGTCTTTGATCTTTTTTTCCTAAGAAATGTTGAGCTCAATAGATCCGGGTATCGGAAAATCACGCttgattatttcaaataatactttttttgggtcaggggggggggcgaagtttagccccccccctccgagAACTTtattacatataggcctatatacagccagctatttttcatttcttcaaaaaaaataattataattcaccaatatttttatttcttatttgtgacaaatgataaaaaaaacattttggtgaaaataatggaaaaaaaatgagagatcGACTTAGTTATGAATTTTCAGTCAATTTGTTGACCAATGCTGCAAAATTACCGGAGatattgatttgttttcacCAGATTATCATAATTTCCATGATGCGAAAACAATACTTTCTTATAGAACACGTGTACGTTAGGTAACTGACGATCCTCctaatcattttcatgtttttcttcATAATCCTGAAAACAATCGGATATTAAGGTATAATCATGCAACTCATTATTGATGCTAGTACGAAGcgcgaatttaaaaaaaaaaaaaaattataccttCGAATGGTACAATCTCTGATCATAATTTGACATGAGGATGAAGTTCTCCCTAACTGAATTTTGAGAGAGCAAAGCTCATTAAAAGTGCATTTTCAACCTATAGAGACGGGCctgattctaaaaaaaaaattgttatatagagctggatttttaaaaaatattctgatctggAAAAGGGACAAATTAAGGCCTATAAATGGATATGCATCCCATTAATCATATAGGCCAAATGAGAGTGCTGAGTTTTGTTATCACGTCCTTTAGGATTGGCCCTTATAGGCAGGATCGATGCATGGATTAAGGCAGCGCGAGtcataaattgataaaatatcacGAAAAATTATAATTGGTTTGTTAGAACTCAAgcatatataaaatacatttatcACTAATCTAATATAAGCAAGTAtagtgcgagctgaaaaaaaatgaatattcagaTATTGGGCTTTAAACAGGGTATTTTACTGATCACttttaatatcaatttaaaaaaaaacttggtgcCCGTCGTTcgaatatgttttgtatattgacttcaaaactagATATTTTAACTTAAGGCAAAATCTCCGTCGGTAAGGTAACATACACTGAACAGCAATTTGAGTGCAAAGTGCTAGcgaaaaatatttaatgacaTGACAAACTTGTAATCTAAGTCTCCTCCTCTTAATTAATTtacctctccttttttcttctttcctttccccctttttctgtCCCGGCTTTGCGCTGCTTAtggtggggggggagggggtcaggTCGCCATGGATCCGATAGGAGCAGAGCTAGAATCATGACTCAGGGGTGAATATAGGGGGGCGGCCCCTGTAGCTGACGGCACAGTATGAATGGCAAAAAAGACGAAAACAAATGCCAAAAGCTCTATAACTGGAATCCTACACAAAACTAAATCTTtagaggaaaaaaggaaaacatcAGACAAtagaaagtttgaacaatatgattttttaaaagctgTGCAATGAAAACAGGTCGTCACTGTTTCATGGAGACTTAAAATTGCCGCCGGACATTATTGAGTAATGCACGGACTATTCCCtctaattaaaataatatatatgcCCTATATATGCAAtcttattttcaaaagttttgctttaattttttttttcgacgACATATAAAACGATATGCTACCTTGGTTATTTTGATTACTGCCGCAGATTCGTTATGCCTACCTTTGTCCTTTGATACACATATCAGGGGAAAGTGTCCCTGTCACCATGCACTTGTCTATACCCCGAAATATTACAATGTGAAAGTCTAATACAGTCATAGCTAGAGACTCAGTGTTATTCAAAGGACAGACGCcgcaacaaaaagttaatttgaaaagaaaaaaataaataaaaacaacattgaaaatttcattaaaaaaaactaatgaCATTTTTGAATTTAGcttaatttcattcattagaGAGTACACTCATATATACGTACGGACTACGGTCGATGTAAATGCATGACtgtgacgtcacccactcaccaTTTCTCATGTATTGGAGTTGAGTATATGAACTATATAAATTATCAAATGTTCTATTTTTTCTCCCAACTTGCCCAgttcaaataaagttttattcccCTACTTTTATCTTAAAATATTATGGTTCAGTCTAGTTTGTTAAATCTGAGTgtcaattgaaatattgtataattaaaaaaacaacaaaataaatgagTGGGGGCCCGACATCACTGTGATGtgcactgttttgtgaaaactgagccaaactttgaaatgtcacttgaatttttaaaataaattttacattcgattttgataaatttcattGTGTATAAAtggattaaaatcaacattttcttgtGTGGATTTGACCTTATAATGACTTTCATATACGGGCTTTCTTTCCGCTTGACCTATTTCTTTCACTGGGCCGGGGGGGGGTCTTCTTTTATGTTTGGCGAGACAATGGCGACCAATGGCACTTTAATTGAATATTTTCGCCATCATTAATTTTTATAAaagtttgttttcttcaaatgaaaatca is a window encoding:
- the LOC121431173 gene encoding tudor domain-containing protein 15-like isoform X3, translated to MSNQRQRGTQLLNVGDRREVFVTAFEVDKQENAFRFWGQFDNESVERLETLMQEAQVHAEQEMFPPPGALLAGDVCLAKFMEDGQWYRARIESVTGNDVIAYFIDFGNTEIIPRVRVRTVQRVKSILDLPPQATNCKLANVEPMLEHSSLKAGTHDYLRKQLEYQTFAAEVIARIGGNLEVKLCEVGSGKDIAKNIIRDGFGQAATGEASPSKNKGFKTMGLDVGNRDRVFVSNVNTPNQFWIQQEMMIKDLDELMNDMLTHYSQAPNSTPMRRRFSKGDPCVTTFSDDGSYYRAVISNTMGADNYEVFFVDYGNSDIKTGEDLLEIHPKFLLLPALAIESCLSDVDPDSCNSDAAAARFEELVIEKTVCCKVTKRIGDKCSLLMVDPTGGENADIASALVKEGLAGRQGSSFSSSPPKQSPPQGYSARSLQTRGADSRVPSARELDYNLPKFKKPQINIGDQLDVQITSVKCGAEFSCHLMKDANQFDPMMENLDQTYSNISPGDQGIKQVAGGVPCCVQFSEDNAWYRAEVTYVRGQDVEVRYVDYGNSETVTPAQLKNLKQQFFSLPIQSIVCTLDGIPQAKASKSSEVKDFMDSTVAELDLVATIVSEQRGVYSIKLTDRSSGDSINSMVANMLEDSSPRGSPRAEMLKEYNKQILREGEKLQAFICHVDDQGKCYIQKSSTVGKLEALMEHMSQQFANVGSRIPKLTIGMSCGAQYSEDQAWYRAKITGIRKNGDVEVTFVDYGNSEMVNQDQIKMLSPDMLELPAQAIACILDGLAAGQQTSEEVAKLQEYIESECSLEVKGKDHISGVYSVRLVVDGKSINDQFKQPIHQRRQAQNERSVKSPPRSSGTFGSHAKSPPQSGGFGQSDKRQRGKDSRFNSGGSGDAPDNTRYSKPRGDRASVSSNVSDRSNRSGSRSNRSDDSRGMGSGRRSDSGSSRVNKEPSVPLQFKEVSFPSVGAVDVFISHINNPSEFWCQTAESTPQLHRVMSELHARYSSLRPTDKRLTNTTVGTPCVAKFSDDQCWYRAVVVNKFVRKIEVMFVDYGNSEKVVIGNLKEIVPDLVRLPVLAVKCSLPGDRDWHDGQIDAMKEVANQVGPFKCEVKSADCGVYEVELAWAGKRMTQELSRIKPPAPPVSSPKQAVARVKDRVPPIPEVKAATQSTPVSSVKISSEQEGMVVDQVEDVVISYWEGPFKFWCQLAKKSPELDAVMDGLVNAESQRKIDPSAVKEGLVCCAKYAEDGAWYRAKIIKAVPTSSSQVLFIDYGNQSPVEVGDLRVLPSNLTSLPAQAIQCKLHGLSAAQALSTQAGEKFTELISEKQLVAKVVKKEVSTLTLTLHDTNTEDDIDITNEIKKVVTDVKEPSSYPYPEVGTSTENVYVTNVDANSGKVFLQLASSTEQLDTVTSTLQSVYESSGPMEHKLVQPIPSQACCTKFSEDEQWYRGVITTCDSSTASVLFIDYGNSEEKPISELKQPTDDLLQVPHLALECYLEGMPSLHWTQDTADHFLNITAEKELTCCFSSTTHPFRISLKDGETDLNAEMMKFAGCGTSAQKTEYSLPPVTVGDHIGYVVNVDADRGKVYIQLASATENLDLVTDLLESTYESCDRYLTEPAVKQACCTKFSEDGQWYRGSIASISGNTAHVFFVDYGNSEDKPLGELKTVTQELIKIPQIALECSLDGVPKSPWPQHAADYLINASADKQLTCSFRSTTSPFEVHLKVDDVDLNAGVVKLVKDGEEKDADPVTSYPIPQLASGVQMGYVVNVDASTGNVFIQHASSAEQLDSITALLESTYSTCSESDHQLKQLSVGQACCTKFTEDEQWYRGIVTVVTSSTCKVFFVDYGNSEEKQLADVKAPTAELLNLPRVAVECRLKGLAEAPWQQDAVDHFLDITADKELTCTFDAIKKPTQVELKDGETDINADMMTLVGEKPKGSKEITRKYKSLSSGLQVQKRAEIYITATTSPSEFWIQPLAGEEALAILMDELNTYAENPDTAALANPAVGDPCVAKYSSDEGWYRGTITSQDKESVTVHFVDYGNSDSVGMKDLKVITPELMVLEAQAICGRLAGVGPVDGLQWSGSAAEFFENAVVDKLLLMEVVAESNDTLEVKLMDMGMNIAEKMVEKGHGVATTERVRQFPSVTSVASSASSSGALEQASVDLVEKVLSVSLQELELDVSEEGTDLAEADMDACSPVVEVKQETEAIAHLVLDNLLAEITCNASPNLLAPQVEQEEISTDKEKTGETEGGMEDDGVEEDQGMVDERGTGGGELSEKVKPEDDVFDEKKELEEEIQEEQKAEEDIVMEDNRVNHAAPVDEQKDSEEAPEGTDEPQEVESMQPSETNLQEEAVGGEDVQGEAGEMPEDDAPKVAAVQENAKEVVKEDVLADVQCEAGEMPEEDASAEAVVQENIEEDAQQEAGELPEDDAPEDETKEDSMLEDVAQEGVVSDTAAPEDETEDATKHQAEDNATELTEGTAVDKPEADSAVQEADTVESNRDINLEEAVQSEEAVQSDDDCFKDAVATEADQHKEKRGACRPM
- the LOC121431173 gene encoding tudor domain-containing protein 15-like isoform X4, giving the protein MSNQRQRGTQLLNVGDRREVFVTAFEVDKQENAFRFWGQFDNESVERLETLMQEAQVHAEQEMFPPPGALLAGDVCLAKFMEDGQWYRARIESVTGNDVIAYFIDFGNTEIIPRVRVRTVQRVKSILDLPPQATNCKLANVEPMLEHSSLKAGTHDYLRKQLEYQTFAAEVIARIGGNLEVKLCEVGSGKDIAKNIIRDGFGQAATGEASPSKNKGFKTMGLDVGNRDRVFVSNVNTPNQFWIQQEMMIKDLDELMNDMLTHYSQAPNSTPMRRRFSKGDPCVTTFSDDGSYYRAVISNTMGADNYEVFFVDYGNSDIKTGEDLLEIHPKFLLLPALAIESCLSDVDPDSCNSDAAAARFEELVIEKTVCCKVTKRIGDKCSLLMVDPTGGENADIASALVKEGLAGRQGSSFSSSPPKQSPPQGYSARSLQTRGADSRVPSARELDYNLPKFKKPQINIGDQLDVQITSVKCGAEFSCHLMKDANQFDPMMENLDQTYSNISPGDQGIKQVAGGVPCCVQFSEDNAWYRAEVTYVRGQDVEVRYVDYGNSETVTPAQLKNLKQQFFSLPIQSIVCTLDGIPQAKASKSSEVKDFMDSTVAELDLVATIVSEQRGVYSIKLTDRSSGDSINSMVANMLEDSSPRGSPRAEMLKEYNKQILREGEKLQAFICHVDDQGKCYIQKSSTVGKLEALMEHMSQQFANVGSRIPKLTIGMSCGAQYSEDQAWYRAKITGIRKNGDVEVTFVDYGNSEMVNQDQIKMLSPDMLELPAQAIACILDGLAAGQQTSEEVAKLQEYIESECSLEVKGKDHISGVYSVRLVVDGKSINDQFKQPIHQRRQAQNERSVKSPPRSSGTFGSHAKSPPQSGGFGQSDKRQRGKDSRFNSGGSGDAPDNTRYSKPRGDRASVSSNVSDRSNRSGSRSNRSDDSRGMGSGRRSDSGSSRVNKEPSVPLQFKEVSFPSVGAVDVFISHINNPSEFWCQTAESTPQLHRVMSELHARYSSLRPTDKRLTNTTVGTPCVAKFSDDQCWYRAVVVNKFVRKIEVMFVDYGNSEKVVIGNLKEIVPDLVRLPVLAVKCSLPGDRDWHDGQIDAMKEVANQVGPFKCEVKSADCGVYEVELAWAGKRMTQELSRIKPPAPPVSSPKQAVARVKDRVPPIPEVKAATQSTPVSSVKISSEQEGMVVDQVEDVVISYWEGPFKFWCQLAKKSPELDAVMDGLVNAESQRKIDPSAVKEGLVCCAKYAEDGAWYRAKIIKAVPTSSSQVLFIDYGNQSPVEVGDLRVLPSNLTSLPAQAIQCKLHGLSAAQALSTQAGEKFTELISEKQLVAKVVKKEVSTLTLTLHDTNTEDDIDITNEIKKVVTDVKEPSSYPYPEVGTSTENVYVTNVDANSGKVFLQLASSTEQLDTVTSTLQSVYESSGPMEHKLVQPIPSQACCTKFSEDEQWYRGVITTCDSSTASVLFIDYGNSEEKPISELKQPTDDLLQVPHLALECYLEGMPSLHWTQDTADHFLNITAEKELTCCFSSTTHPFRISLKDGETDLNAEMMKFAGCGTSAQKTEYSLPPVTVGDHIGYVVNVDADRGKVYIQLASATENLDLVTDLLESTYESCDRYLTEPAVKQACCTKFSEDGQWYRGSIASISGNTAHVFFVDYGNSEDKPLGELKTVTQELIKIPQIALECSLDGVPKSPWPQHAADYLINASADKQLTCSFRSTTSPFEVHLKVDDVDLNAGVVKLVKDGEEKDADPVTSYPIPQLASGVQMGYVVNVDASTGNVFIQHASSAEQLDSITALLESTYSTCSESDHQLKQLSVGQACCTKFTEDEQWYRGIVTVVTSSTCKVFFVDYGNSEEKQLADVKAPTAELLNLPRVAVECRLKGLAEAPWQQDAVDHFLDITADKELTCTFDAIKKPTQVELKDGETDINADMMTLVGEKPKGSKEITRKYKSLSSGLQVQKRAEIYITATTSPSEFWIQPLAGEEALAILMDELNTYAENPDTAALANPAVGDPCVAKYSSDEGWYRGTITSQDKESVTVHFVDYGNSDSVGMKDLKVITPELMVLEAQAICGRLAGVGPVDGLQWSGSAAEFFENAVVDKLLLMEVVAESNDTLEVKLMDMGMNIAEKMVEKGHGVATTERVRQFPSVTSVASSASSSGALEQASVDLVEKVLSVSLQELELDVSEEGTDLAEADMDACSPVVEVKQETEAIAHLVLDNLLAEITCNASPNLLAPQVEQEEISTDKEKTGETEGGMEDDGVEEDQGMVDERGTGGGELSEKVKPEDDVFDEKKELEEEIQEEQKAEEDIVMEDNRVNHAAPVDEQKDSEEAPEGTDEPQEVESMQPSETNLQEEAVGGEDVQGEAGEMPEDDAPKVAAVQENAKEVVKEDVLADVQCEAGEMPEEDASAEAVVQENIEEDAQQEAGELPEDDAPEDETKEDSMLEDVAQEGVVSDTAAPEDETEDATKHQAEDNATELTEGTAVDKPEADSAVQEADTVESNRDINLEEAVQSEEAVQSDDDCFKDAVATEADQHKENEF